Genomic window (Ureibacillus composti):
ACTCTTCGTCGTCGATGGGGTGAGCTGTATTGGTGGAGCTCCTGCTGAAATGGACGAATGGGGCATTGATATTTTAGTTACTGGGTCACAAAAAGCTATGATGTTACCACCGGGTCTTTCACTGTTAAGCGTCAGCGAAAGAGCTTGGAAAGTGATAGAAACAAATCGTACACCTGCCTATTATTTAAATTTATTAAGCTATCGGGAGTGGGCTACAAAAGGGATGACACCAAACACACCGACGATTTCTCTGATTATGGGACTCTCAGCTGTATGTGATTTAATTGATGAGGAAGGCGGATTCTCCAAAACGGTCGAACGGCATCAATTAATGAAAAATATGGTTCGTGAAGCCATGAAGGCGCTTTCTATTGGGTTGTTGACAAGTGATGAATATGCCTCGCCAACCATTACCGCCATTCGCACACCTGAAGGATTGGAGCTTTCCGCCTTTTTGCCACATTTAAAGAAGAAATATCATCTTGATTTTGCCGGTGGCCTCGGCCATCTGCAGGGAAATGTTTTCCGATTTGGGCATATGGGCTATTGCTTCCCTAGTGATATCCTTCAGGCGGTTTCTTTAATCGAAGCAGGTTTACAGGATTTTGCCTATCCATTTGAACCAGGGGCAGGAGTAAAAGCAGCACAAAACGTATTCCTGACTGACCTAAGAAAATAAGAGTAGTACGTGGAATTAGATTGCTTCCCAGTCAATTGAACGTGACCATTATTCATTAAGAAATGAACAATTTCTTGTGATAATGAATCCATCTAAGCCCAGCAGGCAAAGGTGGATTCATTTCTGGTTCTGGTGTAAGAAAAGCGGTTGCGCCTTGCTTAGCCAAAGGAATAGCAAATGTTCTATGGCAAAAAAAGTCCACCCCATCGTTAAACCCCAAATAATTTGTTTATGAATTAATTGTCTAGCTCCTCGCAATAACTACAGAACAAACGTTCTTACTCATTTTTAAGAAAAGACCAGAACACAATTACTTCCTGGTCACTTCTCACGACAATATACAGATAACCTAAATTTGTACTTGCTTAATAAGTTGTCCAGTTCCAAAAGATGAGGCAATTCTTGGATTTCTCTCATCAGGATTCAATAAAGTGATCCCTTAAGCAGAAGCCATTTCAATGACACAAGTGGATTGATTGCCGAGTACTTCGTAATAAGCTTATTTTTCACGGCTAAGAGGATCAGTACAGTTGTTTTGACGAAATTACCGTTTGTTGCTAAAACGAGGGCATTCATCGTTCCCTCTGCGCCATCCGCAACTGGAAGTAAAAATGATTCTATTTCTGAATTTGCTCGCTTAATTCCCTGTTCAATGGCTTGGGCTGCTTTTAGTGCTGTATGCACCTTAAAAGAATTCTTCTTATTATAAAATCCCAAATTAGTATAGTTAAATCTAATTTACCTTCCTTTTTATATTAACCATTCGTTAAATAGACATTGAATTGTAGATGAATAAATGACGATAAAAAAACACTACTACCAAAACATTGAATTTTGATAGTAGTTTAATCCTTTTATAAAATTTTAAGCTACTATTAATAGAGTTATTAAGTCGGCAAAAAATTGTTGCGCAATTTATTACTTAAACCTCTATTTTTTTGTTAGCAGTAAACTTTAAACTTTGTTCTAGAGCATAAGCAAATTGGTAAAGTCGGGCTTCATTTCCATGTTTCTCAATCAGTTGCGCGCCTATAGGTAAACCACTTTTTGATAGGCCGCAAGGAATTGATATAGAAGGATTACCAGTATAGTTTGTTATAGATGTTAATCTCAGCAATGCACTTCGAACAAGCTCTTTTTGATTGCCTATTTCTACCTCCCTTTGACCAATATCAGTTGGCAAGATTGGAAGAGTTGGAGTCAATAAGACATCTACATGATCAAAAGCTTGATTATATTCATCAATTAATTTCTTTCTCTCTATCTGTGAATGTATATATTCATATGCCTTCACTTTCCTACTTTCTTCTAATCTTTCATAAACTTCTGAATCAATAATCCCCTTATAACTGTCAAATGTGTTCATATGTACTGCAGCGGCTTCAGATTTAATTGTTACAGCCTGTGCTACAGCAATTCTGTTTATACAATCAATTTTAATTTCTTCAATTTTTGCCCCCAGAGATTCAAAAGCATTTATGCAATTTTTCATTGTTTCCTGTACTTCTTCTTCAATCAAGTCAAAATAAAAAGAAGGAATACCGATAACTTTACCCTTAATATCTTTTCCTATTAAGTCATGATAGTCTTTGTTCAAAGTTTTAATAGAATAAGGATCATTTGGGTCATGCCCTGCGATTATATTTAATAATAAGGCATTATCATATACATTATTTGTTATAGGTCCTACATGATCCAATGTATAAGCCAAATCATAAACACCTTTTTTACTTACTAAGCCAAAGGTCGGCTTCATTCCTACAACCCCACAAGCAGATGAAGGTATTCTAATAGACCCTCCTGTATCAGTACCTAAAGCTAAACTCACCATACCCGCTCCTACAGCAGCTGCCGAACCACTACTTGAGCCACCTGATATTTTTTTTAGGTTATATGGGTTTAAGCAAGGACCAAAGTAAGAACGATCTCCTATTGGACCATAAGCGTATTCATGTGTGTTCGTTTTCCCGATGATAATAGCTCCAGCTTCTTTTAATTTTTTTATGACAGTTGCATCAACGTCTGGAACAAAGTTTTCATATACTTTAGAACCCATTGTTGTTCTTATGTTTTTTGTATAAATTAAATCTTTAATTGCAATTGGAATTCCATGTAATTTACTTCTGATTTTACCTTCAACTAATTCTTTTTCTAACTTTCTTGCCACTTGAAGTGCCTCTTCGTCTGAAATCGTAATAAAAGAATTATTCTTTTTATTCTCTTCATATATTTTTTCTAAATTCCCTTTTACAAGATCAACAGGAGAGAGCTCTCTTTTATTTATTAAAGTAGATATTTCTGTAATATTCATTATCTTTCAACTCCTAATACAGGAACTGCAACTTCCTTAATTCTTTTACCAGGTTTAACAAATACCATTGCTACCATCCCTATTACAGAAGCAACGGCTGCTGCTATAAACATAGAAGAATAGCCATTACTCAATACTAGGAATCCTGTTAATGTAGGCGCAATGATTGTAGCTGTGTTGGTAATAAAATGCGTAATACCACCATAAGTACCTGCCTTACTTGGTTCAGTATCAATAATTACAGACCAATAAACAGAATTCGGTAATGAATTAAAAGCATTTCCAATACACATTAAAGCCATTACTCCTACAATCGTATCTGCAGTTGGTATTAGTACAAAACAAATTGCTGTAAAAAATAATGAAACTACTGCTAATCCAGATCGTGCGATTCTTAAACTGCCTGTCTTCAATCGTAAATAGTCAGAAATTTTACCACCTAACAACACAGTAAAGCATGCACCTATCCAAGGAATCATACCTAAATACCAGAGTGAAGATAATTGGAATCCAAATTCATCTTGTAAGTACTTAGGTGTCCATGTCAGTATTAGAAAGTTGATATATTGAAAAGCAAAATATCCCAATGCATTGAATACTAAAGTTGGGTTTTTAAAGAAATGGTACCATTTTATTTTCTCATCAATTTCACTAACCAACTGTTCTCCTGGTAATAAATCTTTAGTAGATCGAATCTTCTCTAGTTCTTCTTTAGAAACTTTAGGATGCTCTTCAGGTAAATTTGTGAACATTTTTCTCCACAAAATCACCCATATAACGCCCAATGCTCCAAGTAAAATGAACATGACTTTCCAACTAGTTATGGTTAAAAGAGCTACTGCTATTGGTGCTGTTAACAATGCTCCTAATGGAGTTCCTAAAAGACCTAATGATACAGCAAAACCACGTTCTTTCGGTGTAGCCCAATTTGCATTCGTTTTGTTAATAGTGGAAAATGTTGGCCCTTCTGAAAAACCAAATAGAATACGGATTAATGCAAATCCTGCTAAAGCCGATCCTCCAAATAGAACCATTCCGAGTTCGCCAGCAAATGCTGTTCCAATTACAAATATAGACCAACCTGTTCCTATAAATAGCCAAACAAATTTTGGTCCCTTTTTATCTGCAAGTATTCCTCCAAAAAGTGCTCCGAAAAGATAACCATATCCAAAATAACCAAGAACTGCCCCCCATTCAACAGTGTCAAAGTTAAATTCTTCAATGATATACTCTTGAGCATATGAAATTGCTCCCCTGTCAACATAGTTGATGATAACCATAAGAACCATCATTAGCATGATGTTATATCGATAGTTATTTTTCATCATCTTTACCCCTTTCTCCTTCTGTAATAAATTCATTCTTCTTCAAATTTTTTATCATGCATTTCTGCATAGTTACGATAATTACTTAATAAATGGATTGGATAGAATCCTTTATATTTATATTAATCCGTATGCACACAGACTATTTTTATTTTTAAAAGGAATTCAACTTCCATCTATAGCAGATTTGAAGAGTCACTATATATAGAGCAATTTTTATGCCAACTATAAAAATATACTTTAAAACTATACTTTTCTGAATTATCTTGTAATAGTGTAAGATTTAGGGTAAAATTCAATGCAAAATTGCATATACTCATGCATTTATGCATAGATAAAAGGTTGTGAATTTAATTGAATAATAAGTATAAATATCCCATTACTCTAGAAGGTACTCTCGACTCACTTTCATCTGGATTCATCATTATTAACTATTATGGAATTATTCAGTTTATCAATCCAAAGGGAGCACATCTTTTAAATACAGAAGTCGTTAATGCAGTAAATAGATCTTTCTTTGATTTAGTGATAGGGCTGGATCATTCATTATTGATGAGTGAAGAACATTCAGTTAATGAAGTTATCGTTGGTGGGAAAAAGTTGATATTAAACCAATCTCCTATCTATACGGAAGAAGGTTTTTATGGCATTTCTGCCTTTTTTGAAGAGGAACACTTTTATGAGGGATTATTAAAAGAGCATGAGTCCTATAAAAACTTAAGCATTGATTTAAAAGCGATTTTCGATACATCATATGACGTGATCTATGTATCAGATAATAAAGGTATTACGCTAAGAGTTAGTTCAGCTTGTAAAGAACTATGGGGAAAAGAAGAAAAAGACTTAGTAGGGAAAAGCGTCTACGAGCTAGAGAAAGAAGGAATCTATAGGCCTTCTACTACACGTATGGTTTTAGAAAAGAAAGAAACAGTGTCACTCATACAAACAACCCGCACTGGAAAAAGGCTAAAGGTTATTGGAACTCCTATTAAAGATAAAAATGGAGAAATCATAAGAGTCATTAATGCTTCAAGGGATATCACTGAATTAAGTCAGCTTCAATCCGAACTAGAAGAGACGAAGCAATTACTAGAAGGTTATAAAAATGAGTTAAATGACCTTCGAATACGTAATGAGGCTAAAACAAGTCTCGTTTCTCGAAGCATTAAAATGAATAACGTTATCTCTCTTTCACAAAGAATAGCAAATGTAGATTCTACAGTACTTATTTTAGGGGAAACCGGTGTTGGAAAAGAAGTAATTGCAAATTATATTCATAAATCAAGCCCCAGATCTGATAAGCCATTTATTAAATTAAATTGTGGCGCAATCCCAGAGAATCTTTTGGAGTCAGAACTGTTTGGTTATGAAAAAGGAGCTTTCACCGGTGCTGTAAAACAAAAGAGAGGTATGTTTGAACTGGCAAACGATGGCACTTTATTTCTAGATGAAATTGGAGAAATGTCTCTTTCCTTGCAAATAAAACTGTTGCGAGTAATTCAAGAACAAGAACTACTACGTGTTGGTGGTACAACAGCAATTAAAATTAACATCCGTCTTATTACAGCAACTAATCGAGATTTATTGCAGATGGTGAAGGAAGGGACTTTTCGCGAAGATC
Coding sequences:
- a CDS encoding sigma 54-interacting transcriptional regulator; the encoded protein is MNNKYKYPITLEGTLDSLSSGFIIINYYGIIQFINPKGAHLLNTEVVNAVNRSFFDLVIGLDHSLLMSEEHSVNEVIVGGKKLILNQSPIYTEEGFYGISAFFEEEHFYEGLLKEHESYKNLSIDLKAIFDTSYDVIYVSDNKGITLRVSSACKELWGKEEKDLVGKSVYELEKEGIYRPSTTRMVLEKKETVSLIQTTRTGKRLKVIGTPIKDKNGEIIRVINASRDITELSQLQSELEETKQLLEGYKNELNDLRIRNEAKTSLVSRSIKMNNVISLSQRIANVDSTVLILGETGVGKEVIANYIHKSSPRSDKPFIKLNCGAIPENLLESELFGYEKGAFTGAVKQKRGMFELANDGTLFLDEIGEMSLSLQIKLLRVIQEQELLRVGGTTAIKINIRLITATNRDLLQMVKEGTFREDLYYRLNVIPINIPALRDRTEDILALVLHFFDYYNHKYMRSMRLSPSALETLQQYHWPGNVRELQNIIERLVVLSENEVIDKDMVEECLFTDPCSRKSDCVTVNKIIPLKECVEEVERQLIELAQQKYKSTSQIASVLKVNQSTISRKIQRLMNN
- a CDS encoding MFS transporter; amino-acid sequence: MKNNYRYNIMLMMVLMVIINYVDRGAISYAQEYIIEEFNFDTVEWGAVLGYFGYGYLFGALFGGILADKKGPKFVWLFIGTGWSIFVIGTAFAGELGMVLFGGSALAGFALIRILFGFSEGPTFSTINKTNANWATPKERGFAVSLGLLGTPLGALLTAPIAVALLTITSWKVMFILLGALGVIWVILWRKMFTNLPEEHPKVSKEELEKIRSTKDLLPGEQLVSEIDEKIKWYHFFKNPTLVFNALGYFAFQYINFLILTWTPKYLQDEFGFQLSSLWYLGMIPWIGACFTVLLGGKISDYLRLKTGSLRIARSGLAVVSLFFTAICFVLIPTADTIVGVMALMCIGNAFNSLPNSVYWSVIIDTEPSKAGTYGGITHFITNTATIIAPTLTGFLVLSNGYSSMFIAAAVASVIGMVAMVFVKPGKRIKEVAVPVLGVER
- a CDS encoding alanine--glyoxylate aminotransferase family protein encodes the protein MYPNILRHPGPTPIPKKVQLAMAQDMISHRTEEFVRLYQETIQRVKPIFGTKQDILLLPSGGTAALEAAAVNTVSSGEEVVVITVGAFGDYFVSICEKYGFIVHKLEKKWGEACTEEDLIEFLKPLSNIKVVFATYNETSTGILNPIDKLANVVRTYTNALFVVDGVSCIGGAPAEMDEWGIDILVTGSQKAMMLPPGLSLLSVSERAWKVIETNRTPAYYLNLLSYREWATKGMTPNTPTISLIMGLSAVCDLIDEEGGFSKTVERHQLMKNMVREAMKALSIGLLTSDEYASPTITAIRTPEGLELSAFLPHLKKKYHLDFAGGLGHLQGNVFRFGHMGYCFPSDILQAVSLIEAGLQDFAYPFEPGAGVKAAQNVFLTDLRK
- a CDS encoding amidase — its product is MNITEISTLINKRELSPVDLVKGNLEKIYEENKKNNSFITISDEEALQVARKLEKELVEGKIRSKLHGIPIAIKDLIYTKNIRTTMGSKVYENFVPDVDATVIKKLKEAGAIIIGKTNTHEYAYGPIGDRSYFGPCLNPYNLKKISGGSSSGSAAAVGAGMVSLALGTDTGGSIRIPSSACGVVGMKPTFGLVSKKGVYDLAYTLDHVGPITNNVYDNALLLNIIAGHDPNDPYSIKTLNKDYHDLIGKDIKGKVIGIPSFYFDLIEEEVQETMKNCINAFESLGAKIEEIKIDCINRIAVAQAVTIKSEAAAVHMNTFDSYKGIIDSEVYERLEESRKVKAYEYIHSQIERKKLIDEYNQAFDHVDVLLTPTLPILPTDIGQREVEIGNQKELVRSALLRLTSITNYTGNPSISIPCGLSKSGLPIGAQLIEKHGNEARLYQFAYALEQSLKFTANKKIEV
- a CDS encoding glycerate kinase — encoded protein: MHTALKAAQAIEQGIKRANSEIESFLLPVADGAEGTMNALVLATNGNFVKTTVLILLAVKNKLITKYSAINPLVSLKWLLLKGSLY